Below is a genomic region from Candidatus Binatia bacterium.
CCGTTATACCAGATACGGGATCGTCGGCGCGATGCGCTTCAGATCGCCCTTCGCGGTGGGCTGGTCCTTGCGAAACTTGCGCTTGCGCTTACGCGACTTCTTGCTGAGAATATGGCCGCAGCCGTCGAACTGGTGACGGTGCGTCACCTTGCCCGTCGCGCTGACCTTCACGCGCTTCGCGGTCCCCCGGTGAGTACGAATCTTAGGCACTGGTTCGCTCCTTCGCTGGTGTCTCGGTTGTCTCGGTTGTCTCGTGCACGATCGGTTTGGTCTCCCGTTCGCGCGGTGTCGAAAACTTCGGCGGACCCGTCGGCGTCATGCGGGGCGCCATGATCATGAACATGTTCTTGCCTTCGAGCCGCGGCTCACGCTCGACCGTTGCCAACGGCGCCAAGTCCTCGGCCATGCGGTCGAGCAACCGGCGCCCGAACGACGTGTACGTGATCTCGCGCCCGCGGAACATGATCGTCACCTTGATCTTGCTTCCGTCAAGCAGCAGCCGTTCGGCCATCCGTGCCTTGGTCTCGTAGTCATGCGTCTCGATCTTCGGCCGCAGCTTCACTTCTTTTAATTCGACGTGGCGCTGTTTCTTGCGAGCGTCCTTGTCCTTCTTCGATTGCTCGTATTTGAGCCGTCCATAGTCAGCGATCTTACATACGGGCGGCTGCGCGTTCGGCGAGATCTCGATCAGATCGAGCCCCGCGGTTCGCGCGCGCGCCAACGCGTCTTCGGTTGGGAGTATCCCGAGTTGGTGTCCGTTTTCGTCGATCACCCGAACCGCACGAATGCGAATTTGATCGTTGACGCGTAGGGGTCGTGCTATGAGCTCATCTCCAAACAAAAAAGGCGCTGCCGGAGCAACCCCACCACGGAACCGGCCGAGGGTTCCTTAAAGTGAAGACCGGATCGCCCGTGGGCATCCGGTGAGCGGAACGACCCGCTGCTTCGGCCCGCCAACCATATCACGCGCGTCCGGGGGAGTGTCAAGAGTGGGCGGCGAGCTCCCCGACCGCGTCGGCGAAGTGTTCCAGGAAGTAAGCGGTGGCCTCGTCGTCGATGACCAGCGGCGGCGCGACGCGTAGCACGTACTCGCGGCAGTCCTTGGCCGCGACGCCGCGCTCCAGCAAAGCGTCGGAGAGGCGCTTCGCAGGGACCGTCAGGGCGATGCCGACGAGCAGACCGCGGCCTCGGACCTCCGTTATCAAGGGTGAAGACAGCGCGCGTATCCCCCGCATCAGCCGCGCGCCGGCGTAGCGCGAGCGTGCCGGAAGATTTTCGGATACGACCACGTCGAGCGCCGCTTGCGCGACCGCCGAAGCGAGCGGGTTGCCTCCGAAAGTGCTGCCGTGACTGCCCGGCTCGAACAGCCGCATGAGACCGTCGTTCGCGAGGATTGCCGACACCGGGTAGAAGCCGCCCCCCAGCGCCTTGCCGACCACCAGCACGTCGGGTCGAACGGCGTCGTAATCGCACGCGAAGAGATCGCCGGTGCGGCCCAGCCCGGTCTGGATCTCGTCGGCGATGAACAGCACGTCGTGCTCGCGGCACAGCGCCCATGCGCGCTTGATATAACCCTCGGGCGGCACGTTCACGCCGCCTTCGCCCTGAATCGGTTCGATCAGTATCGCGCATGTGTTCGGCGTGATCGCTCGCTCGAGGGCGTCGGCGTCGCCGAACGGCACCGCGACGAATCCGGGAACGAACGGACCGAACCCGTAACGATACTCCGCCGTCGTGCTCGCGCTGACCGCCGCGAGCGTCCGGCCGTGAAAGTTGTCGGAGAAGACGATGATCTCCGCGCGATCCTCGGGTACGCGCTTCACGTCGTACGCCCAGCGCCGCGCCAGTTTGATCGCCGTCTCGACAGCCTCGACGCCGGTGTTCATCGGGAGCGCCTTGTCGTATCCCGTCAGGCGCGTCAGCGTCTCGAGGAATCCGGGCAAACGATCGTTGCGCATCGCGCGCGACGTTAGCGTCACCTTCTGCGCCTGCTCGACGAGCGCCGCGTGGATCTGCGGGTGACAGTGCCCCTGGTTAAGTGCCGAGTACGCGCTCACGCAGTCGAGATAGCGCCTGCCGCCAACGTCCCACAACCAAACGCCCTGCGCGCGCTCGACGACGAGATCGAGCGGAGCGTAGTTGTGAGCCCCATAGCGCTCTTCCGCGGCGATCAGTTCGCGCGCACGCTCTGAAAGGAGATACACGCTGAAGCTGTTAAGGACTTTTCCTTGACTACCTGCTTTTCGCTGCTCGACCGTTTGGTGGCGCGGGATTATCCCGCTCTCGCCCCCAACGGACGCACGATCGCCCACGTCCACGGCGCGCGCACGCGCCGCGCTATTGTCCTGCTGCACGGGCTGAGTACGACGCCGGCGCAGTTCGAACGGGTGGCGCGCGAACTGTTCGCGCGGGGGCACAATGTAGTCGTGCCGCGGCTGCCCCATCACGGTCACGCGAACCCGCTTTCGACCGCGCTGGCGCGCTTACGCGCCGAGGAGTTGTACGCAGCCGCCACCGAGTACGTCGCGGTGGCTCAAGAGCTGGGAGAACGCGTGACGTTCGCGGGCTTTTCGCTCGGCGGTCTGTTGACGGCCTGGGTCGGGCAGCACTACGCGATCGATCGGTGCGTTCCGATCTCGCCTTTTCTCGGTGTCGCGCTGATTCCGAACCGCTTCATGGGCGCGGTCGCAGAAGGGCTACTTCGCCTCCCGAACCGCTTTCATTGGTGGAATCCGATTCTGCGCGAGCGTGGGCCGGCAAACGGTTATCCGCGCTACTCGACCCACGCGATCGGTCACATGCATCGCATCGCTCGCGCGCTGTTCGAGGAGGCGCACACGGTCGGGCCGCTCGCCGGACACTTCACCATCGTTACCAACGCGGCCGAGATCGCCGTGAACAACTACGCGATCCGGCGCATTTATAAGAGCTGGCGCCGCCAGCGTCCGGGTGCGGTCGAGCTCGTGCGCATTACCGGCCTGCCGCTCTCGCACGACATCGTGTCGCCGCTGCGCCCTTGGCGGCTCGCCGACCGCGTTTATCCGCACCTGCTCGAGGCGATCGACCCGCAGCGCGACCTGACGCTAAATGTAGCGCCGTAGCTTCGGCCAATACGCCGTAAGCGGCGTCGTGATTCCCTCGCAAACCGAGATGTCGAAGCCGTTCTCGAACGGCCTTCCCCACGGATTGCTGAAGCGTGCCGCGACGCGGCGGTCGCGAAACAGGTGCTCGTCGCAGTCTCCGTGCACGTCGATGACGACGTTGCCGTCGAAGCCACGTGTTCCCCAGAGCCAGTACTGATTGTGGCCCGAGAGCGCCGGGGGCAGGCCGTACTGCGGCCCGAAGAAGTCGATGGCGGCCGCCTCGCCGTAGTTGCGCGCGAGAATCGCGGCCCGCGCGCGCTGCTCCGGCGGCAGCGACGTATAGACGCGCGCGACGGCGGCGGCCAGCTGCGGCCACCCGTGCATGTCGCCCCAGTCGGGAGGCAGGCTTCCAATGTCCGTTCGCTCGGCCCGTGCCAGATTCACCTCGCGCGTGAACGCGCGCTGCGCGAAGCCGTCATAGGCCGCCATCGCGCGTTCGTGCAAAACCGGCATGAGCAACGGAACCAGCGCGATGCCGGCGGCGAGCGCGTAGACGGCGAGCAGGGTCCGCCAACCGACCGCGCGTCGCGTCCACGCCTCTATCGTCACGGCGCCCGCGGCGATCGGGATCGGATAGATGTCGCCGGCGTAGTAGTGTTTGCCGTGCAGCGCGATCATCTGCGCGATGACGAGAAGATAGGCAACGCCGAGAAAGTGCGCTTCGCCACGACGCAGCAGCGCGACGAGTCCGACGATCCACACCGGCGCCAGCAGCGGATGGGTGATCAACGCCTGCGTCGCGACGTATTGCAACGGGGTCAGCGCCTCGTCCTTATACTCGCCCGCGTGCAGCAACAGCGTCCACATTGGGTAGCCGTGCGCGGCCTGCCACGCAAAGTTCGGCGCCGCAAGGGCGGCGGCGACGAGCATTCCGCCGAGGAACCACGGCGTCAGAAGCGCGCGCCGCTGCGGCACGACAAGCAATCCCACCACGATTCCCACGGTGAGAAAGGCGATGCTGTACTTGCTCTCCAGCCCCACTCCCAATATGACGCCGACGGCCAGCCACCAGCGCGGATCGGCACCCTTGACGATGCGCAAGACGAGCAGCGCCATCAGCGGCCACAGCAACAAGCCGACGGTGTCCGTCGTGAGCTTCGTGCCGAAATCCATCAGCACGGGGGTCACGGCGGCGACGAGAGCCGCAAAGAATTCCGCGAAGACGCCTCCGCCCAGCTCGACGGCGAGCAAACACGTCGTATAGACCGAGGCGGCGGCGAAGAGCGCAGGAATCGCGCGAAGGAAGAAGAGCGAGTGTCCGAAG
It encodes:
- the rpmI gene encoding 50S ribosomal protein L35; translation: MPKIRTHRGTAKRVKVSATGKVTHRHQFDGCGHILSKKSRKRKRKFRKDQPTAKGDLKRIAPTIPYLV
- the infC gene encoding translation initiation factor IF-3; the protein is MFGDELIARPLRVNDQIRIRAVRVIDENGHQLGILPTEDALARARTAGLDLIEISPNAQPPVCKIADYGRLKYEQSKKDKDARKKQRHVELKEVKLRPKIETHDYETKARMAERLLLDGSKIKVTIMFRGREITYTSFGRRLLDRMAEDLAPLATVEREPRLEGKNMFMIMAPRMTPTGPPKFSTPRERETKPIVHETTETTETPAKERTSA
- the rocD gene encoding ornithine--oxo-acid transaminase: MYLLSERARELIAAEERYGAHNYAPLDLVVERAQGVWLWDVGGRRYLDCVSAYSALNQGHCHPQIHAALVEQAQKVTLTSRAMRNDRLPGFLETLTRLTGYDKALPMNTGVEAVETAIKLARRWAYDVKRVPEDRAEIIVFSDNFHGRTLAAVSASTTAEYRYGFGPFVPGFVAVPFGDADALERAITPNTCAILIEPIQGEGGVNVPPEGYIKRAWALCREHDVLFIADEIQTGLGRTGDLFACDYDAVRPDVLVVGKALGGGFYPVSAILANDGLMRLFEPGSHGSTFGGNPLASAVAQAALDVVVSENLPARSRYAGARLMRGIRALSSPLITEVRGRGLLVGIALTVPAKRLSDALLERGVAAKDCREYVLRVAPPLVIDDEATAYFLEHFADAVGELAAHS
- a CDS encoding alpha/beta fold hydrolase, encoding MTTCFSLLDRLVARDYPALAPNGRTIAHVHGARTRRAIVLLHGLSTTPAQFERVARELFARGHNVVVPRLPHHGHANPLSTALARLRAEELYAAATEYVAVAQELGERVTFAGFSLGGLLTAWVGQHYAIDRCVPISPFLGVALIPNRFMGAVAEGLLRLPNRFHWWNPILRERGPANGYPRYSTHAIGHMHRIARALFEEAHTVGPLAGHFTIVTNAAEIAVNNYAIRRIYKSWRRQRPGAVELVRITGLPLSHDIVSPLRPWRLADRVYPHLLEAIDPQRDLTLNVAP
- a CDS encoding glycosyltransferase family 39 protein, with product MRSRLSASIPPVAALATLLVHLVGNPHYGFFRDELYFIICGFHPAWGYVDQPPVVPLLAAGSQLFGHSLFFLRAIPALFAAASVYTTCLLAVELGGGVFAEFFAALVAAVTPVLMDFGTKLTTDTVGLLLWPLMALLVLRIVKGADPRWWLAVGVILGVGLESKYSIAFLTVGIVVGLLVVPQRRALLTPWFLGGMLVAAALAAPNFAWQAAHGYPMWTLLLHAGEYKDEALTPLQYVATQALITHPLLAPVWIVGLVALLRRGEAHFLGVAYLLVIAQMIALHGKHYYAGDIYPIPIAAGAVTIEAWTRRAVGWRTLLAVYALAAGIALVPLLMPVLHERAMAAYDGFAQRAFTREVNLARAERTDIGSLPPDWGDMHGWPQLAAAVARVYTSLPPEQRARAAILARNYGEAAAIDFFGPQYGLPPALSGHNQYWLWGTRGFDGNVVIDVHGDCDEHLFRDRRVAARFSNPWGRPFENGFDISVCEGITTPLTAYWPKLRRYI